The following proteins are co-located in the Syngnathus scovelli strain Florida chromosome 21, RoL_Ssco_1.2, whole genome shotgun sequence genome:
- the LOC125991127 gene encoding transcription factor Atoh1 → MGRPASLKLITRRRMQPRRQKLTMLPLRSLFTPFIPEIHALQHAKPEGEPGSPACALMQRRFGAGAGALLHGLPQAADVRTVERAQRRRRLAANARERRRMLGLNVAFDRLRSVIPQLQSDKKLSKSETLQMAQIYIATLNELLRGGGGGTPEETEWEEGSDGEAVRGEPLGEEGPRRAAAKFCKDHTYLPHCSPK, encoded by the coding sequence ATGGGACGGCCGGCCAGCCTCAAGCTCATCACACGCCGTCGCATGCAGCCGAGGAGACAAAAGTTGACGATGCTTCCGCTCCGAAGCCTCTTCACGCCTTTCATCCCGGAGATCCACGCGCTCCAGCACGCCAAGCCCGAGGGCGAGCCTGGCAGTCCCGCGTGCGCCCTCATGCAGCGGAGGTTTGGAGCAGGTGCGGGCGCACTCCTCCATGGCCTCCCGCAGGCGGCGGACGTGCGCACCGTCGAGCGCGCCCAGCGGCGGAGGCGCCTGGCTGCTAACGCCCGTGAGAGGCGACGCATGCTCGGCCTCAACGTGGCCTTCGACCGGCTGCGCAGCGTCATCCCGCAGCTGCAGAGCGACAAGAAGCTGTCCAAGTCCGAGACGCTGCAGATGGCGCAGATCTACATCGCCACACTCAATGAGCTGCTGCGTGGCGGAGGTGGCGGCACGCCGGAGGAGACGGAATGGGAGGAAGGGAGCGATGGGGAGGCTGTGCGCGGGGAGCCCCTCGGGGAAGAGGGGCCCAGACGAGCGGCCGCCAAATTCTGCAAGGACCACACATACTTGCCGCACTGCAGCCCAAAGTGA